In Rahnella aquatilis CIP 78.65 = ATCC 33071, one DNA window encodes the following:
- a CDS encoding glycoside hydrolase family 127 protein — protein MSFSPVDSLEVPLQKVNVSDAFWLEYQRLVKDVVVPYQWKALNDDVADAEPSHAIENFRIAAGQSDGEFYGMVFQDSDVAKWLEAVGYLLAKTPDPALEATADQVIELVGAVQQPDGYLNTYFTVKEPQQRWANLAECHELYCAGHLIEAGVAYVQATGKTRLLEIVCKLADHIAHVFGPGEQQLHGYPGHPEIELALMRLYEQTAETRYLELTRYFVEQRGTQPHFYDIEYEKRGKTSHWNTYGPAWMVKDKAYSQAHVPVALQTTAVGHAVRFVYLYAGVAHLARLSQDQEKREVCQRLWENMTQRQMYITGSIGSQSSGEAFSCDYDLPNDTAYTETCASIGLMMFANRMLQMDADSRYADVMERALYNTVLAGMALDGKHFFYVNPLEVHPKSIPFNHIYDHVKPVRQRWFGCACCPPNIARLLASLGHYIYTQRPDGVDINLYIGSDVDATIGGKALRLKQSGGYPWAERVLIEIDTDQPLEATLALRLPDWCGSPQVTLNGHPLELASLTQRGYLRLTQEWQKGDRIEMTLPMPVTRVKGNALLRHVAGKVAVQRGPLVYCLEQADNGSELHNIRLPHNAQFRLISGSGLFAGKTLLQTQGERRTSVQASQQPLYRYNPPAQETVPQTLTFVPYFTWANRGEGEMRVWVDE, from the coding sequence ATGTCGTTTTCCCCGGTTGATTCTTTAGAAGTGCCTTTGCAAAAGGTAAATGTTTCCGATGCTTTCTGGCTGGAATATCAGCGTCTGGTGAAAGATGTGGTGGTGCCGTATCAGTGGAAAGCGCTCAATGATGACGTCGCCGACGCCGAACCAAGCCATGCAATTGAAAATTTCCGTATTGCCGCCGGGCAATCCGATGGCGAGTTTTATGGCATGGTTTTTCAGGACAGCGATGTGGCGAAATGGCTGGAAGCGGTGGGGTATTTACTGGCGAAAACGCCGGATCCTGCGCTGGAAGCCACTGCAGATCAGGTGATCGAACTGGTGGGTGCCGTGCAGCAACCCGACGGCTATCTGAATACGTATTTCACCGTCAAAGAGCCACAACAACGCTGGGCCAATCTGGCTGAGTGTCATGAGCTTTACTGCGCCGGACATCTGATTGAAGCCGGTGTGGCTTATGTGCAGGCCACCGGTAAAACCCGTTTGCTGGAGATTGTCTGCAAACTGGCAGATCACATTGCACACGTCTTCGGGCCGGGCGAACAGCAACTGCATGGCTATCCGGGACATCCGGAAATTGAACTGGCGTTGATGCGTTTGTATGAGCAGACCGCCGAAACGCGATATCTCGAACTGACCCGCTATTTTGTTGAACAGCGCGGCACACAGCCACATTTCTACGATATCGAGTATGAAAAAAGGGGAAAAACATCGCACTGGAATACCTACGGTCCGGCGTGGATGGTGAAAGACAAAGCCTACAGTCAGGCGCATGTGCCGGTGGCCTTGCAGACAACGGCTGTCGGTCACGCGGTACGTTTTGTTTACCTGTATGCCGGTGTGGCGCATCTGGCGCGGTTGAGTCAGGATCAGGAAAAACGCGAAGTGTGCCAGCGGTTGTGGGAAAACATGACCCAGCGGCAGATGTACATCACCGGTTCCATCGGCTCGCAAAGCAGCGGTGAAGCGTTTTCTTGCGACTATGATTTACCCAATGACACGGCTTACACCGAAACCTGCGCATCGATTGGCCTGATGATGTTCGCCAACCGCATGTTGCAGATGGATGCTGACAGCCGCTATGCCGATGTGATGGAGCGTGCACTTTACAACACTGTGCTGGCCGGCATGGCGCTCGACGGCAAACATTTCTTCTATGTGAATCCTCTGGAAGTGCATCCGAAAAGCATTCCGTTCAACCATATTTATGACCACGTAAAACCGGTACGTCAGCGCTGGTTCGGCTGTGCCTGTTGTCCGCCAAATATTGCGCGTCTGCTGGCGTCGCTCGGCCATTATATCTATACCCAGCGCCCGGACGGCGTGGATATCAATCTGTATATCGGCAGTGATGTCGACGCGACCATCGGCGGAAAAGCGTTGCGACTGAAACAGTCCGGTGGCTACCCGTGGGCAGAACGCGTGCTGATTGAAATCGATACCGATCAGCCGCTGGAAGCCACGCTGGCGCTGCGTTTACCTGACTGGTGCGGCAGCCCGCAGGTCACGCTGAATGGCCATCCGCTTGAACTGGCCAGCCTGACGCAACGTGGATATTTGCGTCTTACGCAGGAATGGCAGAAAGGCGATCGCATTGAAATGACGCTGCCGATGCCGGTGACGCGGGTGAAAGGCAACGCGCTGTTACGGCATGTTGCGGGCAAAGTGGCGGTGCAGCGCGGACCGCTGGTGTACTGCCTCGAGCAGGCCGATAACGGCAGCGAACTGCATAACATCCGCCTGCCGCACAATGCGCAATTCCGTCTGATTTCAGGCAGCGGACTGTTCGCCGGTAAAACCTTATTGCAGACGCAGGGCGAGCGCCGGACTTCCGTTCAGGCCAGTCAGCAGCCACTTTATCGCTACAATCCGCCTGCACAAGAAACGGTGCCGCAAACCCTGACCTTTGTGCCGTACTTCACCTGGGCGAATCGCGGGGAAGGAGAGATGCGCGTTTGGGTGGATGAATAA
- a CDS encoding helix-turn-helix transcriptional regulator, whose protein sequence is MLAFPVNYPVKVQNGGLFISRGIGTHPTRRLNSHELIYVVRGSLSLQEENTRFDLHAGESLLLFPGREHKGVTTFDPDLKFYWLHFELVEDITIIRPQQNSPSLQLNIPQHCKVRDNETLLTLFRLFLYEQERGGHSLGLFLILLLEEVSRTWPENVEPGGPGVALAYKARQLLTTQFHLPLGASELAERLHCNADYLGRVFRLTFQMTLTDALHKQRVAAAEKLLLANTGNVSDVARLTGFNDVAYFRRVFRKLLGITPAAYKKLYCREHINSQ, encoded by the coding sequence ATGCTTGCGTTCCCCGTAAATTACCCGGTTAAAGTGCAAAACGGCGGCTTGTTTATCTCCAGAGGAATTGGCACACATCCGACCCGTCGCCTGAATTCGCACGAATTAATTTATGTCGTCCGTGGTTCATTGTCTTTACAGGAAGAAAATACGCGTTTTGATCTACATGCAGGAGAAAGTTTGTTGTTATTTCCCGGCAGGGAACATAAAGGGGTCACAACCTTTGATCCTGATTTAAAATTTTACTGGCTGCATTTTGAACTTGTGGAAGATATAACAATCATCAGACCACAGCAAAATAGTCCCTCTTTACAGCTGAATATTCCACAACATTGTAAAGTCAGGGACAATGAAACCCTGTTAACGCTGTTCAGATTATTTTTATATGAACAGGAACGCGGTGGTCATTCTCTCGGGCTGTTCCTGATTTTGCTGTTAGAGGAAGTTTCGCGCACCTGGCCGGAGAATGTCGAACCCGGCGGCCCCGGCGTCGCGCTGGCCTATAAAGCCCGTCAGTTGCTCACGACACAATTTCATCTGCCGCTGGGGGCCTCTGAACTGGCGGAACGGCTGCACTGTAACGCGGATTATCTCGGGCGGGTTTTCCGCCTGACCTTTCAGATGACGCTGACGGATGCACTGCATAAACAACGGGTCGCGGCAGCAGAAAAGCTGTTACTGGCCAATACCGGTAATGTGTCGGATGTGGCACGCCTGACCGGTTTTAACGATGTGGCGTATTTTCGCCGGGTATTTCGTAAACTGCTGGGTATCACGCCTGCGGCTTATAAAAAGTTATATTGCCGGGAACATATAAACTCCCAATAA
- a CDS encoding chorismate mutase: MAYIMVFLSSLFMVGSVYAASAPTAAISSLTTAMNDRMVDMKDVAAYKAANHLPVEDLGREKKVLSLAQAEAEEAGLDPHSVLPFIQAQMDVAKAIQYRYFADWLSQPEMGEKPKSLDKVRDSISAQDKQILNAISQRLLAGGFSEEDKSEIMTLLHAPHLTEVDKARLVQGLSGIRRVK, translated from the coding sequence ATGGCTTATATCATGGTGTTTTTGTCGTCGTTATTTATGGTGGGTTCAGTTTATGCGGCATCGGCACCGACCGCAGCGATATCTTCGCTCACAACGGCGATGAACGATCGTATGGTGGATATGAAAGACGTGGCGGCTTATAAAGCGGCAAATCATTTACCGGTCGAAGATTTAGGGCGCGAAAAGAAGGTTCTTTCCCTGGCACAGGCCGAAGCGGAAGAGGCAGGGCTTGACCCGCACTCAGTGCTCCCGTTTATTCAGGCACAGATGGACGTCGCCAAGGCTATCCAGTACCGCTATTTTGCTGACTGGTTATCTCAGCCCGAGATGGGGGAAAAACCGAAAAGCCTCGATAAGGTCAGAGATTCAATCTCTGCACAGGATAAGCAAATTTTGAACGCCATTAGTCAGCGATTGCTGGCAGGCGGGTTCAGTGAGGAAGATAAATCAGAGATTATGACTCTGCTCCATGCACCACACTTAACCGAGGTGGATAAAGCGCGTCTGGTCCAGGGCTTATCCGGGATCAGACGCGTGAAGTAG
- a CDS encoding MFS transporter — MPTDSVNTGSAPVSGEGRIISAHAKLSVSEKIGYGLGDAGGTIITCLITSFLTFFYTDVFGLTPAIVGTLFISLRVIDAISDPLMGILADRTQSRWGRFRPWQLWVALPIGVVGFLTFTVPGLSGDAKIAYAFFTYFLLSVSYTAINVPYCALINTMTTDHREVMSCQSWRFVLCGVAGFMVSVGLPWLVQVLGKGNAAVGYQQGVGLLCAVAVVMFLWCFFTVRERLPLALLGQFSVKEHIRGMLKNDQLLLVLLMSFLLINVFNLRGGGYMYFITYVLKGGAGYASLFFGMVTLASILGAVIVNQLTKFIDSVRLYMLTNLILAVFSLLLWFVPAGEHHQTLWLGIIFVHCVILGFTLPLHFSIMAFADDYGHWKNGIRSSGMNFAFNLFFIKLAWASSAGIISLVFILVSYQAGAEHQTAASLGGITLLETLLPAAMHLLLAGTLMFCKLDNKLLSRMSHDLAEKI; from the coding sequence ATGCCAACAGATTCAGTTAATACCGGTTCTGCACCGGTAAGCGGTGAGGGAAGAATAATTTCTGCTCATGCCAAACTTTCTGTCAGTGAAAAAATCGGTTATGGATTAGGTGACGCCGGCGGCACGATAATTACCTGTCTGATCACCAGTTTTCTGACATTCTTTTATACCGATGTTTTCGGGCTGACGCCTGCGATTGTCGGGACACTGTTTATTTCCCTGCGGGTGATTGACGCAATTTCCGATCCGCTGATGGGCATTCTGGCTGACCGTACGCAAAGCCGCTGGGGACGTTTTCGTCCGTGGCAGTTATGGGTCGCACTGCCTATTGGCGTGGTCGGATTTCTCACTTTTACGGTGCCCGGCCTGAGTGGTGATGCCAAAATTGCCTACGCCTTCTTCACTTATTTCCTGCTCTCTGTGTCTTATACGGCAATTAACGTGCCGTATTGCGCGCTGATTAACACCATGACCACCGATCACCGGGAAGTGATGTCGTGTCAGTCGTGGCGCTTTGTCCTGTGCGGTGTGGCGGGCTTTATGGTTTCCGTCGGGTTGCCGTGGCTGGTGCAGGTGTTGGGTAAAGGCAATGCGGCAGTGGGCTATCAGCAGGGCGTGGGCCTGCTCTGTGCGGTTGCTGTGGTGATGTTCCTGTGGTGTTTCTTCACGGTGCGCGAACGCCTGCCCCTTGCGCTGCTCGGACAGTTCAGCGTTAAAGAACACATTCGCGGGATGCTGAAAAACGATCAGTTGTTGCTGGTGTTGCTGATGTCTTTCCTGCTGATCAACGTGTTCAATCTGCGCGGCGGCGGCTACATGTATTTCATCACTTATGTGCTGAAAGGCGGTGCGGGTTACGCTTCCCTGTTCTTCGGCATGGTAACGCTGGCGTCTATTCTCGGCGCGGTGATCGTCAATCAGCTGACCAAATTTATCGACAGCGTGCGGCTGTATATGCTGACCAATCTGATACTGGCGGTGTTTTCCCTGTTGCTGTGGTTTGTGCCTGCCGGTGAACATCATCAGACACTGTGGCTGGGTATCATTTTTGTACACTGTGTGATCCTCGGATTCACGTTGCCGCTGCATTTTTCCATCATGGCGTTCGCCGACGATTACGGGCACTGGAAAAACGGTATCCGCTCCTCCGGCATGAACTTTGCCTTCAACCTGTTCTTTATCAAACTGGCCTGGGCATCAAGTGCCGGGATCATCAGCCTGGTCTTCATTCTGGTCTCTTATCAGGCTGGCGCAGAGCACCAGACTGCGGCGTCACTCGGCGGGATCACCCTGCTGGAAACTTTGTTACCTGCGGCGATGCATCTGCTGCTGGCGGGAACGCTGATGTTCTGCAAACTCGATAACAAATTGCTGTCACGGATGTCGCACGATTTAGCCGAAAAAATTTAA